In Bacillus cytotoxicus NVH 391-98, the following are encoded in one genomic region:
- a CDS encoding DUF4275 family protein, whose product MEFIDRLKHKKIKGREILKWGPYFRKRWASHFASHLSEEEKEEIGLYSNHDACGYLWYMFSYKKKRYLEGEQAEQAFHGERKNSCYIFYQHCNDVLIIKDANALHAHDLLRETDDLFKGDIYVVDDDFTWTYVKTHEARWHDPYFTRNHW is encoded by the coding sequence ATGGAATTTATAGATAGATTGAAACATAAAAAAATAAAGGGAAGAGAAATTTTGAAGTGGGGCCCGTACTTCAGAAAGCGATGGGCAAGTCACTTTGCGAGTCATTTAAGTGAAGAAGAAAAAGAAGAGATAGGGCTATATAGTAATCATGATGCATGTGGCTACTTATGGTATATGTTTAGTTATAAGAAGAAGCGGTATTTAGAAGGAGAACAAGCAGAGCAAGCATTTCATGGTGAAAGGAAAAATAGTTGTTATATTTTCTATCAACATTGCAATGATGTACTCATAATAAAAGATGCAAATGCACTACATGCTCATGATCTGTTACGAGAAACAGATGATTTGTTCAAAGGAGATATATATGTTGTAGATGATGATTTTACGTGGACGTATGTGAAAACTCATGAAGCAAGATGGCATGACCCATATTTTACTCGTAATCATTGGTGA
- a CDS encoding DUF368 domain-containing protein: MEWRNIYRGFCMGVSDLIPGVSGGTIAVVLGIYERLLAAISGFFSREWKKHLSFLIPLVMGVAAAFLTLSHVIKYLLANYYEPTQFFFLGLIVSILPMLMREANAKETFKGSHMIVMIIAAILVAATAFFKPDKAADPITTLTVLNTIGLFLAGWLASMAMLLPGISGSFILLIIGVYPTAIHALTTLNLPLIAVIGVGVVVGFVVSSKGISYLLSNYKSTTFAAIIGLVIGSIAVVFPGIPNGGISIVSSIITFILGFVIVSYFGKK, encoded by the coding sequence ATGGAATGGCGTAATATATATCGTGGTTTTTGTATGGGAGTTAGTGATTTAATTCCGGGTGTAAGCGGTGGAACAATTGCGGTTGTATTAGGGATTTATGAGAGGTTGCTAGCAGCGATTAGCGGATTTTTTAGCCGGGAATGGAAAAAGCATTTAAGTTTTTTAATTCCTCTTGTTATGGGCGTTGCAGCGGCATTTTTAACATTAAGTCATGTCATTAAATATTTATTGGCAAATTATTATGAACCGACGCAGTTCTTCTTTCTTGGTTTAATTGTTAGTATTTTACCCATGTTAATGAGAGAAGCAAATGCGAAAGAAACCTTTAAAGGTAGTCATATGATTGTCATGATTATTGCGGCTATTCTTGTGGCTGCTACAGCTTTTTTTAAACCAGATAAAGCTGCGGATCCAATTACAACTCTTACGGTTTTAAATACAATTGGATTGTTTTTAGCAGGATGGCTGGCGAGTATGGCAATGCTTCTTCCTGGTATTAGCGGGTCATTTATTTTATTAATTATCGGCGTATACCCAACTGCAATTCATGCATTAACAACATTGAATTTGCCGCTAATTGCTGTAATTGGTGTAGGTGTTGTAGTAGGATTTGTTGTAAGTAGTAAAGGAATTAGCTACTTATTATCAAATTATAAAAGTACGACATTCGCAGCGATTATCGGGCTTGTAATTGGATCGATTGCAGTCGTATTTCCTGGAATTCCGAACGGTGGAATTTCAATTGTAAGTTCTATTATTACATTTATTTTAGGGTTTGTGATTGTATCCTATTTCGGTAAGAAATAA
- a CDS encoding NUDIX hydrolase translates to MQRVTNCVLMKGNEVLLLQKPRRNWWVAPGGKMERGETIRDSVVREYREETGIYLKNPTLKGVFTFVIQEGDKVVSEWMMFSFLATDFAGENKLESEEGIIGWHTLDKIDELPMAPGDYHIIDYLIKGNGIIYGTFVYTPDFELLSYRLDPS, encoded by the coding sequence ATGCAAAGAGTCACAAACTGTGTGTTAATGAAAGGGAATGAAGTCCTCCTACTCCAAAAGCCGCGTCGAAATTGGTGGGTTGCACCTGGCGGGAAGATGGAGCGCGGTGAGACAATAAGAGATTCAGTCGTTCGCGAATATCGTGAAGAAACAGGGATATATTTAAAGAACCCAACATTAAAAGGGGTCTTCACCTTTGTCATTCAAGAGGGTGATAAAGTTGTTTCTGAATGGATGATGTTCTCCTTCTTGGCAACTGATTTTGCAGGAGAAAACAAATTAGAAAGCGAAGAAGGCATTATTGGCTGGCACACACTTGATAAAATTGATGAATTACCGATGGCACCGGGGGATTATCATATCATTGATTATTTAATTAAAGGAAACGGTATCATTTACGGTACATTTGTATATACACCAGATTTTGAATTACTTTCATATCGATTAGACCCAAGCTAA
- a CDS encoding tetratricopeptide repeat protein → MGKNQRIYKENGQVISFHQLADFFYKKGMKAYQGHKLEEAIKYFRRAAQNKKEPFILCQLATVLSEVGEYQESNQILLKLIRSHSEIEQCYYFIANNYAYLGLFQQAKKYAEKYLEIATEKEFVEDTLELLEIMEEESLDAEEMEDEDELIVMQEEANRYIRNGQLEEAIATLEIVTKDYPEFWSGYNNLAIAHFQSGNVDQALKLTEMILEKNPGNMHALCNTLIFLYSIGEHKQVEALAEQMKSVYPISFEHRLKLGTTFATIGYFAHAYKWLKLLKRQGYDGDVSFYYWFAYASYMVKDYHTAEKMWQSVVELHPDKKGKEPWNALNLADEGQKVLFEELRKTFQESATLEEQMLALYLMNELKTPEKIGFFFDIVQAKNGVPIVSEIAKYFFLLGSHKSIPSELKPFEQCIRIADILYNYTNKEDELIEECLHFWFCTFIRLYTSDTAFTNIFGWSAAIEYIVRGEKKNKMTQAELGNIYNVSVATLRKYVQAVRRTHA, encoded by the coding sequence ATGGGGAAAAATCAAAGAATATATAAGGAGAACGGACAAGTTATCTCTTTTCATCAATTAGCAGACTTCTTTTATAAAAAAGGGATGAAAGCGTATCAAGGGCATAAATTAGAAGAAGCGATTAAATATTTTCGTAGAGCGGCACAAAATAAGAAAGAGCCGTTTATTTTATGCCAATTAGCAACTGTGCTATCTGAGGTTGGTGAATACCAAGAGTCGAATCAAATTCTTCTGAAATTGATTCGTTCTCATTCTGAGATTGAACAGTGCTATTATTTTATCGCGAATAATTATGCCTATCTTGGCTTATTTCAACAGGCAAAAAAATATGCGGAGAAATATTTAGAAATTGCAACTGAAAAGGAATTTGTAGAAGATACGTTGGAATTACTTGAAATTATGGAAGAGGAATCATTGGATGCTGAAGAGATGGAAGATGAAGATGAACTGATTGTGATGCAGGAAGAAGCAAATCGTTATATTCGTAATGGTCAATTAGAAGAAGCGATTGCTACTTTAGAAATTGTGACGAAGGATTATCCGGAATTTTGGTCCGGTTATAATAATTTAGCAATTGCTCATTTTCAGTCGGGGAACGTAGATCAGGCGCTGAAGTTAACAGAAATGATTTTAGAGAAAAATCCCGGCAATATGCATGCTCTTTGTAACACGCTTATTTTTCTATACTCAATTGGAGAACATAAGCAAGTAGAAGCGCTAGCGGAGCAAATGAAATCTGTATATCCAATTTCATTTGAACATCGATTAAAATTAGGGACGACGTTTGCAACTATCGGTTATTTTGCTCATGCTTATAAATGGTTAAAGTTATTGAAGCGTCAAGGATATGATGGTGATGTTAGCTTTTATTATTGGTTTGCATACGCTTCTTATATGGTAAAAGACTATCATACAGCAGAGAAGATGTGGCAGTCAGTTGTAGAGTTACACCCTGATAAAAAAGGAAAAGAACCTTGGAATGCCTTGAATTTAGCTGATGAAGGGCAAAAAGTTTTATTCGAAGAATTGCGCAAAACATTTCAAGAAAGTGCAACATTAGAAGAGCAAATGTTAGCTCTATATTTAATGAATGAATTGAAAACGCCTGAAAAAATTGGCTTTTTCTTTGATATTGTACAGGCGAAGAACGGTGTTCCTATTGTGTCGGAAATTGCAAAATACTTCTTCTTACTTGGCAGTCATAAGAGTATTCCGTCTGAACTAAAGCCATTTGAACAATGTATTCGAATTGCGGATATCTTATATAACTATACAAATAAAGAAGATGAATTAATTGAAGAGTGCTTACATTTTTGGTTCTGCACTTTCATACGTTTATATACTTCCGATACGGCTTTTACAAATATATTTGGATGGTCAGCGGCAATTGAATATATTGTGCGCGGTGAGAAAAAAAATAAAATGACACAGGCCGAACTAGGAAATATATATAATGTATCTGTGGCTACGCTAAGAAAATATGTGCAAGCAGTAAGACGTACACATGCATAG
- the ppaX gene encoding pyrophosphatase PpaX → MKINTVLFDLDGTLINTNELIISSFLHTLNTYYPNQYKREDVLPFIGPSLHETFHSIDESKVEEMITRYRQFNHDHHDELVEEYETVYETVQTLKEKGYKIGIVTTKARQTVEMGLNWSKLHEFFDVVVTIDDVEHVKPHPEPIQKALQLLDAKPEETLMVGDNHHDIVGGQNAGTKTAAVGWTIKGRAYLESYKPDYVLDKMSDLLSILSE, encoded by the coding sequence ATGAAGATAAATACAGTGCTATTTGATTTAGATGGAACATTAATTAATACAAACGAACTTATTATTTCTTCTTTTTTACATACTTTGAATACATATTATCCAAATCAGTATAAGCGTGAAGATGTCTTACCGTTTATTGGGCCATCTTTACATGAAACATTTCATTCTATTGATGAAAGTAAAGTAGAGGAAATGATTACACGCTATCGCCAATTTAATCACGATCATCATGATGAACTAGTAGAAGAATATGAAACTGTTTATGAGACAGTTCAAACATTAAAAGAAAAGGGATATAAAATTGGGATTGTCACAACAAAAGCAAGACAAACAGTGGAGATGGGATTGAATTGGTCCAAGCTACATGAATTTTTTGATGTAGTAGTCACAATTGACGATGTAGAACATGTGAAACCACATCCTGAGCCAATTCAAAAAGCTCTTCAATTATTAGATGCAAAACCAGAAGAAACATTAATGGTTGGCGATAATCATCATGATATTGTAGGTGGACAGAATGCTGGCACAAAAACGGCAGCGGTAGGGTGGACGATTAAAGGGAGAGCATATTTAGAATCCTATAAACCAGACTATGTACTAGATAAAATGAGTGATTTATTATCAATTTTGTCTGAATAG
- the lgt gene encoding prolipoprotein diacylglyceryl transferase: protein MLLGSVPQLDRVAIHLGPFPVYWYGIIIGTGVLLGLWLATREGERLGIPKDTFVDLVLFAVPIAIICARAYYVAFEWEYYMQNPIQIINTRQGGLAIHGGLIGAVMTGIIYAKVKRISFWKLADIAAPSILLGQAIGRWGNFMNQEAHGGEVTRQFLEGLHLPDFIVNQMYIDGVYYHPTFLYESLWSFAGVILLLLLRKANLRRGELFFTYLIWYSIGRFFVEELRTDSLMLGPLRIAQVMSIGLIVISIIFIIVRRKTGQADKRYLEK from the coding sequence ATGCTTTTAGGGTCTGTACCGCAGTTAGACCGTGTAGCCATTCATCTTGGACCATTTCCAGTCTATTGGTATGGAATTATTATCGGGACTGGCGTTCTACTCGGGCTTTGGTTGGCTACTCGTGAAGGAGAACGATTAGGTATTCCGAAGGATACATTTGTCGATCTTGTTTTATTCGCAGTGCCAATTGCGATTATTTGTGCAAGGGCATACTATGTTGCGTTTGAATGGGAATACTATATGCAAAATCCGATTCAAATTATTAATACTCGGCAAGGTGGATTGGCCATTCATGGTGGTTTAATTGGAGCTGTCATGACGGGAATTATCTATGCAAAAGTAAAAAGGATTTCGTTTTGGAAGTTAGCGGATATTGCGGCACCAAGTATCCTTCTTGGACAAGCGATTGGTCGTTGGGGCAATTTTATGAACCAAGAAGCTCATGGTGGTGAAGTAACAAGACAGTTTTTAGAAGGTTTGCATTTACCGGACTTTATTGTGAATCAAATGTATATTGATGGTGTCTATTATCATCCAACGTTCTTATATGAATCATTATGGAGTTTTGCTGGGGTTATTTTATTATTGTTATTGCGAAAAGCAAACTTGCGCCGCGGTGAATTGTTTTTTACATATTTAATTTGGTATTCAATTGGCCGTTTCTTTGTAGAAGAATTGCGTACAGATAGTTTAATGTTAGGGCCACTTCGTATTGCGCAAGTGATGTCTATTGGGCTGATTGTTATTTCAATTATTTTTATAATTGTAAGACGTAAAACGGGGCAAGCTGATAAAAGATATTTAGAAAAGTAG
- a CDS encoding acyltransferase codes for MRRTTRYPVSGANSLWNVYKTVSFWKVMKNFIVIQIARYTPFLTIKNWLYRTFLRMEVGKQTAFALMVMPDIMFPEKITVGANSIIGYNTTILAHEYLITEYRLGEVIIGDEVMIGANSTILPGVTIGDGAIVSAGTLVHRDVPSGAFVGGNPMRIIYPKEDQD; via the coding sequence GTGCGACGGACAACGCGCTACCCTGTTTCAGGAGCAAATTCATTATGGAATGTATATAAAACTGTATCATTTTGGAAGGTCATGAAAAACTTTATTGTGATTCAAATTGCGCGTTATACACCGTTTTTAACGATAAAAAATTGGTTATATCGCACGTTTTTGCGAATGGAAGTAGGAAAGCAAACCGCATTTGCGCTTATGGTAATGCCGGATATTATGTTTCCAGAAAAGATTACAGTTGGAGCAAATTCAATCATTGGTTATAATACGACAATTTTAGCTCATGAATATTTAATTACTGAATATCGACTTGGGGAAGTAATCATTGGAGATGAAGTAATGATTGGGGCAAATTCAACAATATTACCAGGCGTTACAATTGGGGATGGTGCTATTGTTTCTGCAGGTACGCTCGTTCACCGCGATGTTCCAAGCGGCGCGTTTGTAGGTGGGAATCCGATGCGTATTATTTATCCGAAAGAAGATCAAGATTGA
- a CDS encoding phage holin family protein: MRWILSLLVNSVVLIVVSGLLKGIAPDAFYIENIQTAIIASIILAILNVVVKPFLILITLPITVLTFGFFLIIINAITLKITDSLLGDAFNISGFGVAIIAAICISILNMLIDKVIVEPLSEKK; encoded by the coding sequence ATGAGATGGATTCTATCACTTCTTGTAAATAGCGTAGTATTAATTGTTGTATCCGGACTTTTAAAAGGAATCGCACCAGACGCATTTTACATAGAAAACATTCAAACAGCCATTATTGCAAGTATTATTTTGGCGATTTTAAATGTAGTTGTAAAACCATTTTTAATTTTGATTACATTACCAATTACGGTACTCACATTTGGTTTTTTCCTTATTATCATCAATGCCATTACTTTGAAAATAACAGATTCGTTATTAGGCGATGCTTTTAACATATCAGGATTTGGCGTGGCCATTATTGCAGCCATTTGTATTTCTATTCTTAATATGTTAATTGATAAAGTGATTGTGGAGCCGTTATCTGAAAAGAAATAG
- the trxB gene encoding thioredoxin-disulfide reductase: MSEEKIYDVIIIGAGPAGMTAAVYTSRANLSTLMLERGIPGGQMANTEEVENYPGYESILGPDLSNKMFEHAKKFGAEYAYGDVKEVIDGKEYKTIIAGKKEYKARAIIIASGAEYKKLGVPGEKELGGRGVSYCAVCDGAFFKEKELVVIGGGDSAVEEGVYLTRFASKVTIIHRRDALRAQKILQDRAFQNEKIDFIWNHTVKQINEENGKVGSVTIVDVNTGEETEFKADGVFVYIGMLPLSKPFAALGITNENGYIETNERMETKVPGIFAAGDIREKMLRQIVTATGDGSIAAQSVQHYVEELLEELNTVTEK, from the coding sequence GTGTCAGAAGAAAAAATTTATGATGTCATTATTATTGGTGCTGGACCAGCTGGGATGACAGCTGCAGTTTATACATCTCGTGCGAATTTAAGTACACTTATGTTAGAACGTGGTATTCCAGGCGGACAAATGGCAAATACAGAAGAGGTAGAGAACTATCCAGGTTATGAATCCATTTTAGGGCCGGATTTATCCAATAAAATGTTTGAGCACGCAAAGAAATTTGGTGCGGAATACGCATATGGTGACGTAAAAGAAGTCATCGATGGAAAAGAATATAAAACAATTATAGCAGGTAAAAAAGAGTACAAAGCACGTGCCATTATCATTGCAAGTGGGGCAGAGTATAAAAAACTTGGTGTTCCAGGTGAAAAAGAACTTGGGGGACGCGGTGTATCTTACTGCGCAGTATGTGATGGTGCATTCTTTAAAGAGAAAGAACTTGTTGTTATCGGTGGTGGAGACTCAGCGGTTGAAGAGGGTGTATATTTAACACGCTTCGCTTCAAAAGTAACAATCATTCATCGTCGCGATGCTCTTCGGGCACAGAAAATCCTGCAAGACCGCGCTTTCCAAAATGAGAAAATAGACTTCATTTGGAATCACACTGTAAAACAAATTAACGAGGAAAACGGTAAAGTAGGTAGTGTTACAATTGTAGATGTGAACACTGGTGAAGAAACAGAATTTAAAGCGGACGGTGTCTTCGTTTATATCGGTATGTTACCATTATCAAAACCATTTGCTGCATTAGGTATTACAAATGAAAATGGTTATATTGAAACAAATGAGCGCATGGAAACGAAAGTACCTGGTATCTTCGCAGCTGGCGATATTCGTGAAAAAATGCTTCGCCAAATTGTTACAGCAACTGGCGACGGTAGTATCGCAGCACAAAGCGTACAGCACTATGTAGAAGAGTTATTAGAGGAATTAAACACTGTAACGGAAAAATAA
- a CDS encoding gluconeogenesis factor YvcK family protein, translating to MKKERKPKIVIMGGGTGLSVLLRGLKQYPVDITAVVTIADDGGSSGRLRDELEIPPPGDIRNVLVALSDVEPLVEALFQHRFTTGDGLKGHALGNLLLAGMTAITGDFFHAITETSKVLNVRGRVLPAANQSAVLHAELEDGEVVTGESKIPYYGKKINRVFLTPEDVEPLHETLAEIKRADLLVFGPGSLYTSILPNLVVNKIGDAVLAAKAKKVYVCNVMTQAGETMGYTAFDHVQALHDHLGQPFIDTAIVNNRDIPCELRKLYEKEMSAPVVVDEERFTENNIEVIPAQLAKYDNHVVRHDTLKLASILYSLL from the coding sequence ATGAAAAAAGAGAGAAAACCTAAAATTGTCATCATGGGAGGAGGAACTGGACTTTCTGTTTTATTAAGAGGATTAAAGCAATATCCTGTTGATATTACAGCAGTTGTTACAATCGCTGATGATGGTGGCAGTTCGGGTAGGTTACGTGATGAGCTAGAAATTCCACCCCCTGGTGACATTCGTAACGTACTTGTTGCGTTATCGGATGTAGAGCCACTGGTGGAAGCTTTATTTCAGCATCGTTTTACAACAGGAGACGGACTGAAGGGTCATGCGTTAGGAAATCTATTATTGGCAGGTATGACCGCGATTACAGGAGACTTTTTCCATGCGATTACAGAAACGAGTAAAGTATTAAATGTTAGAGGACGTGTATTACCAGCAGCGAATCAAAGCGCCGTACTTCATGCGGAACTAGAAGATGGAGAAGTTGTAACAGGTGAATCAAAAATTCCTTATTACGGAAAGAAGATTAACCGTGTCTTTTTAACTCCAGAAGATGTAGAGCCATTGCATGAGACGTTAGCTGAGATTAAACGAGCTGATTTACTTGTTTTCGGTCCGGGAAGTTTGTATACGAGTATATTGCCGAATTTAGTTGTTAACAAAATTGGGGACGCTGTTCTTGCTGCAAAAGCGAAGAAGGTATATGTATGTAATGTTATGACACAAGCCGGTGAGACAATGGGATATACTGCTTTTGATCATGTCCAGGCGTTACATGATCATTTAGGACAACCATTTATCGATACTGCAATTGTGAATAACCGTGATATTCCCTGTGAATTACGTAAGTTATATGAGAAAGAAATGTCTGCCCCAGTTGTAGTGGATGAAGAACGTTTTACTGAAAATAATATTGAGGTTATTCCAGCCCAATTAGCGAAATATGATAATCATGTT
- the rapZ gene encoding RNase adapter RapZ: MTENNDIKMVIITGMSGAGKTVALQSFEDLGYFCVDNLPPMLLPKFVELMADSKSKMNKVALGIDLRGREFFEHLWGALDDLSERTWIIPHILFLDAKDSTLVTRYKETRRSHPLAPTGLPLKGIEAERGLLTDMKARANIVLDTSDLKPKELREKIVQLFSTETEQAFRVNVMSFGFKYGIPIDADLVFDVRFLPNPYYIPHMKPLTGLDEEVSSYVLKFNETHKFLEKLTDLITFMLPHYKREGKSQLVIAIGCTGGQHRSVTLAEYLGKHLKPDYSVHVSHRDVEKRKGH; the protein is encoded by the coding sequence ATGACAGAGAATAATGATATTAAAATGGTAATTATTACAGGAATGTCTGGTGCTGGAAAAACAGTAGCACTACAAAGTTTTGAAGATTTAGGGTATTTCTGTGTAGATAATTTACCTCCGATGTTATTGCCAAAGTTTGTTGAGTTGATGGCAGATTCAAAAAGCAAGATGAATAAAGTTGCGCTAGGTATTGATTTACGTGGCCGCGAGTTTTTTGAACATTTATGGGGAGCACTTGATGATTTATCAGAACGAACTTGGATTATTCCTCATATCTTATTTTTAGATGCGAAGGATAGTACGCTTGTAACGCGCTATAAGGAAACGAGACGTTCGCATCCACTTGCGCCAACTGGTCTTCCTTTAAAAGGTATCGAGGCGGAGCGCGGTTTATTAACAGACATGAAAGCAAGAGCGAATATTGTGCTTGATACATCGGATTTAAAACCGAAAGAATTACGTGAAAAAATTGTTCAGCTGTTTTCAACAGAAACTGAGCAAGCGTTTCGTGTAAATGTCATGTCGTTTGGATTTAAGTACGGTATTCCAATTGATGCAGATTTAGTATTCGATGTTCGTTTTTTACCAAATCCATACTACATTCCACATATGAAGCCATTAACAGGACTAGATGAAGAAGTTTCATCTTATGTACTAAAGTTTAATGAGACACATAAGTTTTTAGAGAAGTTGACGGATCTGATTACTTTCATGCTGCCTCATTACAAAAGAGAAGGTAAGAGTCAACTTGTAATTGCAATTGGATGTACAGGTGGACAGCATCGTTCTGTTACGCTTGCAGAGTACCTTGGGAAACATTTGAAACCAGATTATAGTGTTCATGTATCTCATCGTGATGTGGAGAAGAGAAAGGGCCATTAA
- the hprK gene encoding HPr(Ser) kinase/phosphatase — translation MPKVRTKDLIEQFQLELVSGEEGIHRPIDTSDLSRPGIEMAGFFTYYPADRVQLLGKTELTFFDTLTNDQKQERMKALCTEETPCIIVTRNQDVPKELLQASRESGVPLLRSSQTTTRLSSRLTNYLEGKLAPTTAVHGVLVDVYGVGVLIIGQSGVGKSETALELVKRGHRLVADDSVEIRQEDEDTLVGSSPDLIEHLLEIRGLGIINVMTLFGAGAVRNYKRITLVINLEIWDQNKNYDRLGLDEEKMKIIDTELTKITLPVRPGRNLAVIIEVAAMNFRLKRMGVNAAQQFSERLMSAIELGNQE, via the coding sequence ATGCCTAAAGTAAGGACAAAGGATTTAATTGAACAATTTCAATTGGAACTCGTAAGTGGTGAAGAAGGAATTCATCGTCCGATTGATACAAGTGATTTATCGCGACCTGGAATTGAAATGGCAGGCTTTTTTACTTATTATCCAGCAGATCGTGTTCAGCTTCTTGGAAAAACAGAGCTTACTTTCTTTGATACGTTAACAAATGATCAAAAACAAGAAAGAATGAAGGCGCTTTGTACAGAGGAAACACCTTGTATTATCGTTACGCGTAATCAAGATGTACCTAAGGAATTATTACAAGCATCACGTGAATCAGGTGTGCCATTGTTACGTTCTTCCCAAACGACAACGAGATTATCAAGTCGTTTAACGAACTACTTAGAAGGAAAGTTGGCACCAACAACAGCTGTTCACGGTGTATTAGTAGACGTTTACGGTGTTGGAGTTTTAATTATAGGTCAAAGTGGCGTTGGGAAAAGCGAAACGGCTCTTGAACTTGTCAAGCGTGGTCATCGTCTAGTAGCTGACGATAGTGTAGAAATCCGTCAAGAAGATGAAGATACATTAGTAGGAAGCTCTCCAGATTTAATAGAACATTTATTAGAAATTCGTGGTTTAGGTATCATTAACGTTATGACGTTATTTGGTGCAGGTGCTGTCCGAAATTATAAGCGTATTACGCTTGTTATTAATCTTGAGATTTGGGATCAAAATAAAAACTACGATCGCCTAGGTCTTGATGAAGAAAAAATGAAGATTATCGATACAGAACTTACGAAGATTACACTTCCAGTTCGCCCAGGCCGAAACTTAGCGGTCATTATCGAGGTAGCGGCGATGAACTTCAGATTAAAACGTATGGGAGTTAATGCAGCTCAGCAATTTTCAGAACGGTTAATGAGTGCGATTGAATTAGGGAATCAGGAGTAG